Below is a window of Staphylococcus succinus DNA.
GTATTTTGGTGTAGCAATCCTTGAACAAGACTTTTCTAAACAAGCTATGAGTCAAACACAACAGGTAGTCATGGATAGTAAGAAGCAAGAAATGGAAGACAAAATAAAATCTGGACAGATACCTCGAGAGCAAGCTCAACAAATGAAAGAGAAGATGGATAAATCTAATAGTGCGAATCATATCACAGGTGAGCAAGCGACATTTAATGCAATAACAAACGGTGGCGCAAATTTACAAGCATCTCAAATTGCCAATAATGTATTAACTAGTATCGGCGATAACCTCAATAAACAAATTTCTAAACAGAGTTTAGCTACATTGGATAAACAACATGTGAAAGTGAGCGCTACAGATATTGAGGGTATTACGAATCCTATTAAAATAGATGATCAAACAGTAAATCCAGTTAAAAAGCATCAAGGTAGTGGAAATGCGCCATTCTTAATGTTCATGCCAGTCTGGATGAGCTCAATTGTTAGTTCTTTATTATTATTCTTTGCCTTCAGAAAAAGTAATAATATTAAGATTTCACAACGTTTAATTGCTTCTCTAGGGCAAATGATATTAGCAGTCATTACGGCTTTAGTCGGTGGATTTGGTTATGTTTATTTTATGTCTGGTGTTCAAGGGTTTGATTTTACAGATATAAATAAAATTGCTATTTATATCACTATAGCGATACTTGGTTTTATCGGTTTGATACTAGGGGTTATGACATGGTTAGGTATAAAGTCAATTCCAATCTTCTTTATACTCATGTTCTTTAGTATGCAGCTCGTCACATTTCCTAAGCAACTCTTACCACAATTTTACCAAGACTATATCGTAAGTTGGAATCCATTCACACATTATGCTGAATATTTAAGAGCGTTAATATATATGGGACAACCATTACAAATGAACGCAACAATGTGGATGTTTATTGGGTTTATGATTTTTGGAATACTTTCTATGTTACTTGCTTCAATAGTTAGAAAACATAGTGAAAAACGTACAGAAATACCGTCATAATTCAATAGGTTTATTTTTGGAAGGTGATACTTTTTAGATTGAAAAGTATCATCTTCTTTTATCATAAAACACGCTAAAGAATATTTAAAAATAAATTTATACAAGGTGATATCCTATTCAAATGTAATCCGCAAGTTAGCATAAACATAATGGTGAAATATTATTACAAGTTTAATAAGGAAAAAATTTAAATTTTAACGTTGTCTTAACACTAAATTAACAAAAATAAGTTACACTTCACATAGTTTACAAATAATTTAAAGAGGTGTGACAATGGATTCATCTGTGATGGAAATAATTTTCACTTTTATCGGTGGGTTAGGAATATTTCTATATGGTATTAAACAAATGGGTGACGGTCTTCAAGCGACTGCTGGTGATCGACTCAGGAGTATCTTAAATAAATTTACGAGTAATCCAATTATGGGCGTTTTAGCCGGCATGATTGTGACTATTTTAATACAAAGTAGTTCAGGTACAACAGTTATCACGATAGGGCTTGTAAGCGCAGGTTTCATGACGATGCGCCAAGCAATTGGAGTAGTAATGGGGGCGAATATAGGTACAACGGTTACAGCATTTATTATAGGTATTGATATTGGTGCTTATGCGTTACCCATTCTAGCAATTGGTGCATTTTTAATCTTCTTTATTCAAAGAAGAAAAGTTAAAAATATAGGTATGATTCTATTTGGTTTTGGAGCGCTTTTCTATGGATTAGAATTAATGAGTGGTGCCGTTAAACCATTAGCAAACTTAAAAGGATTCAATCAAATCATGTTAGACATGTCAGCGAATCCAATTTTAGGTGTGTTTGCAGGTACGCTAGTAACGGTCATTATACAAAGCTCAAGTGCAACTATTGGTATACTACAAGGATTTTTTGCTAATGATTTAATCAGTTTAAAAGGTGCCTTACCTGTATTGTTAGGCGACAATATTGGCACAACAATTACAGCTGTATTAGCAAGTTTAGCAGGTTCAATGGCTGCAAAACGTGTAGCAGCGGTACATGTGTTGTTTAATGTCATAGGTGCAACGATATTCCTAGCCATTTTACCGTTATATCAATGGGTTATGGAATGGATGCAAAGTGTATTACAGTTAAAACCTGAAATGGTTATCGCATTTGCACATGGAACATTTAATGTGACAAATACATTAATACAATTGCCATTTATATTTGTCCTAGCGTGGATAGTGACAAAAATTATTCCAGGTGAAGATTTAAATGAAAAATATAAACCAAGACACTTAGATAAAGGTATTATCGATAGGGCACCTAGCATTGCTTTACAAGAAGCACAAGATGAAATTCAAAACATTGGTCGTATGACTTTTGCGATGTTAAATGATGTAAACAATTATGACGTGAAAATTGAAAAAGAAATCATGCAAAAGCACGGCGCTGTGGAGAATATGTATGATAACGTTAGACAATATTTAACGAAAATTTCTGAGAAAAAATTATCTGAAAAAGACGCCAAAAGAATGTCGGTATTATTTGATGTAAATAGAACAATGGTAAAAGTAGCAGGTTTATCAC
It encodes the following:
- a CDS encoding YhgE/Pip domain-containing protein; its protein translation is MNIFKNKLLWITPIVILILLIIFSTAFYPAYNPQPKDMPIAIVNHDKGTDIQGRTINVGENLEDKLSDSESDKIKWIKVDNEKEARQGLNEQKYFGVAILEQDFSKQAMSQTQQVVMDSKKQEMEDKIKSGQIPREQAQQMKEKMDKSNSANHITGEQATFNAITNGGANLQASQIANNVLTSIGDNLNKQISKQSLATLDKQHVKVSATDIEGITNPIKIDDQTVNPVKKHQGSGNAPFLMFMPVWMSSIVSSLLLFFAFRKSNNIKISQRLIASLGQMILAVITALVGGFGYVYFMSGVQGFDFTDINKIAIYITIAILGFIGLILGVMTWLGIKSIPIFFILMFFSMQLVTFPKQLLPQFYQDYIVSWNPFTHYAEYLRALIYMGQPLQMNATMWMFIGFMIFGILSMLLASIVRKHSEKRTEIPS
- a CDS encoding Na/Pi cotransporter family protein gives rise to the protein MDSSVMEIIFTFIGGLGIFLYGIKQMGDGLQATAGDRLRSILNKFTSNPIMGVLAGMIVTILIQSSSGTTVITIGLVSAGFMTMRQAIGVVMGANIGTTVTAFIIGIDIGAYALPILAIGAFLIFFIQRRKVKNIGMILFGFGALFYGLELMSGAVKPLANLKGFNQIMLDMSANPILGVFAGTLVTVIIQSSSATIGILQGFFANDLISLKGALPVLLGDNIGTTITAVLASLAGSMAAKRVAAVHVLFNVIGATIFLAILPLYQWVMEWMQSVLQLKPEMVIAFAHGTFNVTNTLIQLPFIFVLAWIVTKIIPGEDLNEKYKPRHLDKGIIDRAPSIALQEAQDEIQNIGRMTFAMLNDVNNYDVKIEKEIMQKHGAVENMYDNVRQYLTKISEKKLSEKDAKRMSVLFDVNRTMVKVAGLSQAYLLDLKKKETESIKISDKAEQSIDKLYNHVNISFEKTVEMFNVYDSVKKDEIVNLSKDSYMLEHDLRKKHIKRLSSGECSPDGSLLYLDLIAILERIGYHSRNISESMINIDELETDDQSPHSLEWAY